The proteins below are encoded in one region of Vibrio sp. ED004:
- a CDS encoding D-hexose-6-phosphate mutarotase: MDLSTLPALAVLSDNVTIVEHEGVKLVRVIHDKANAAISLFGGHVVSFQPQGQEDLIWMSQQAKFDGKTALRGGIPVCWPWFGRIAAPAHGFARSSEWQLVEHRESEAGVIVSLGLKPSEETLAVWPHQFDARLNVEIGDELKVTLDVKNTDSQPWTFSGALHTYLNVGDIHSTTTTGMGAEYIDSLQGGKICQGGAELVLTDTIDRVYTQPEAQIFVADKKLDRTLTVENHGHNSAVLWNPWAEGATSMGDMQDDGYLTMLCVESTLHAPSLEAGKTLQPDESHQLITVISSNEA, encoded by the coding sequence ATGGATTTATCAACTCTACCTGCACTGGCTGTACTTTCTGACAACGTCACTATCGTTGAACACGAAGGTGTAAAACTAGTTCGCGTTATCCACGATAAAGCAAACGCCGCGATTTCACTGTTTGGCGGCCATGTCGTGTCGTTCCAACCACAAGGCCAAGAAGACCTGATTTGGATGAGCCAACAAGCTAAATTTGATGGTAAAACAGCACTGCGCGGTGGTATTCCAGTATGTTGGCCTTGGTTTGGCCGCATTGCAGCACCTGCACATGGCTTTGCTCGTTCAAGCGAGTGGCAATTAGTTGAGCACCGCGAAAGCGAAGCTGGTGTGATTGTAAGCTTAGGTCTTAAACCTAGTGAAGAGACGCTGGCAGTATGGCCTCATCAGTTCGATGCTCGCCTAAATGTTGAGATTGGCGATGAACTGAAAGTAACTTTAGATGTGAAGAACACAGATTCGCAACCATGGACTTTCTCTGGCGCGCTGCACACTTACCTAAATGTTGGCGATATTCACAGCACAACCACCACAGGTATGGGTGCTGAGTACATTGATAGCCTGCAAGGTGGCAAGATCTGCCAAGGCGGTGCTGAGCTTGTATTAACCGATACGATTGACCGCGTTTACACTCAGCCAGAAGCGCAAATCTTTGTTGCTGACAAGAAACTAGATCGTACTCTAACGGTTGAAAACCACGGCCATAACTCTGCTGTACTGTGGAACCCGTGGGCGGAAGGCGCTACTAGTATGGGCGACATGCAAGACGACGGTTACCTAACCATGCTATGTGTTGAATCAACACTGCATGCACCAAGCCTTGAAGCAGGCAAAACACTGCAGCCAGACGAAAGCCACCAGCTGATTACGGTGATCTCTTCAAACGAGGCTTAA
- a CDS encoding methyl-accepting chemotaxis protein has translation MLEKYKNQSVGFQLKLVILLCLLIAFSSIATLVYRNASQVLLENTLKEHQSKVEAMAKTISGQFDAYLHTAKVLESTFRNGYLAGVYVENYDVEFSGHSIPNMTQYGESLINDTKLVDSFTRDTGAVATLFAPFGDDFIRVSTSLKKPSGERVVATTLGKDHPGYSKLKSGQPYYAQVKLFGQRYITYYAPLMNAQGKVNGVSFIGLPVEEATQSLFESLRSVSWGDTGYTIIVDNEQEHQDQYLLHPTHAGGGKSIIDVADYDGNKPFYQIFEQSSGLIRYPYKFQETVGEKYLVYTEVPGWDWKLLGGTFIKEVTKGSDDLLKLIAIISALIAAATIVALTFVLNRTLTPLTTLNEYMLRLGKGEVSLHIPNTGKQTKNEISNLNTGVATMAAQLNTLVGEIRATSDQVQNSSSSVSQDASHNLTQSDRQQAQVEQVVTAIEEMATSAESVAQQVNSIAENVRLANEDSQQGLEVVEGVCIDVAQLNDQLDKSASAIEQVSADSESIQTVTKMIDDIAEQTNLLALNAAIEAARAGEQGRGFAVVADEVRTLAHRTQTSVQDVVSIIEKLKSSTNNAVNLMTQSQSNANQVLDKAQEAGTALESIASQVESIASQAETIAATSEEQAQVSQEIAANAHAISDLNQQSRETSAQTSRSADELQKQAESLKSQVNFFS, from the coding sequence ATGCTCGAGAAATACAAAAATCAAAGTGTTGGCTTCCAACTTAAGTTGGTCATTTTATTGTGCTTGCTTATCGCGTTTAGCTCGATAGCGACCCTCGTTTATCGTAATGCCTCACAGGTACTTTTAGAGAACACATTAAAGGAGCATCAATCAAAAGTAGAAGCGATGGCCAAAACCATATCCGGCCAATTTGACGCCTACCTGCATACCGCCAAAGTTTTAGAATCTACCTTTCGCAACGGTTACTTAGCAGGTGTTTACGTAGAAAACTATGATGTTGAGTTTAGCGGTCACTCCATACCAAACATGACTCAATATGGTGAGAGCCTGATCAACGATACCAAACTGGTGGATAGCTTTACCCGAGACACAGGAGCCGTTGCTACCCTATTTGCCCCATTTGGTGACGACTTTATCCGCGTATCTACCTCTCTAAAAAAACCTTCAGGCGAGCGTGTAGTTGCCACAACTCTTGGCAAAGATCATCCCGGTTACAGCAAACTGAAAAGTGGCCAACCTTATTACGCTCAGGTAAAACTTTTCGGTCAACGCTACATTACCTATTACGCGCCTCTTATGAACGCACAAGGTAAGGTCAATGGTGTATCCTTTATCGGCTTACCGGTTGAGGAAGCAACACAAAGCCTATTTGAATCTTTACGTTCAGTATCATGGGGCGATACAGGTTACACCATCATTGTTGATAATGAGCAAGAGCACCAAGACCAATACTTACTGCATCCTACTCACGCTGGCGGCGGTAAATCGATCATTGACGTAGCTGACTACGACGGCAATAAACCTTTCTATCAGATATTCGAACAATCATCTGGATTGATTCGATACCCATATAAATTCCAAGAAACGGTTGGTGAAAAGTACTTGGTATATACCGAAGTACCAGGTTGGGACTGGAAACTACTTGGTGGTACATTCATTAAGGAAGTGACTAAAGGCAGTGACGATCTGCTAAAACTTATCGCGATCATCTCGGCCTTGATTGCCGCCGCGACAATCGTAGCGCTAACCTTCGTATTGAATCGCACGCTCACGCCCCTAACGACTCTAAACGAATACATGCTTCGATTGGGTAAAGGTGAAGTCAGCCTGCACATTCCAAACACCGGCAAGCAAACTAAAAACGAGATCAGCAACCTTAATACAGGCGTTGCAACTATGGCAGCTCAGCTGAACACCCTAGTAGGCGAGATTCGCGCGACCAGCGATCAAGTCCAAAACAGCTCGAGCAGTGTCTCACAGGATGCTAGCCACAACTTAACGCAGTCTGACCGCCAACAGGCGCAAGTGGAACAAGTGGTGACAGCAATCGAAGAGATGGCGACCTCTGCGGAATCCGTAGCACAGCAAGTCAATAGTATTGCTGAAAACGTTCGCCTTGCTAATGAAGACAGTCAACAAGGTCTAGAGGTAGTTGAGGGAGTATGTATCGATGTTGCTCAGCTAAATGACCAACTCGATAAGTCTGCATCGGCCATCGAGCAAGTAAGTGCAGACAGCGAAAGCATACAAACCGTCACTAAGATGATTGACGATATCGCCGAGCAAACTAACCTGTTAGCGCTAAACGCGGCTATTGAAGCCGCACGTGCAGGCGAACAAGGCCGTGGTTTTGCTGTTGTTGCTGATGAAGTAAGAACACTCGCTCATCGTACTCAAACATCAGTACAAGACGTAGTAAGCATCATCGAGAAACTAAAGTCTTCGACCAACAATGCCGTGAACTTGATGACACAAAGCCAGTCAAATGCCAACCAAGTACTTGATAAAGCGCAAGAAGCGGGTACGGCACTGGAGTCTATTGCTTCTCAAGTTGAGTCGATCGCTTCTCAAGCTGAAACGATTGCTGCTACATCAGAGGAGCAAGCTCAGGTTTCTCAAGAAATTGCGGCCAACGCGCATGCGATAAGCGACCTCAACCAACAAAGCCGTGAAACCAGCGCTCAGACTTCTCGCAGTGCTGATGAACTTCAAAAGCAAGCGGAGTCATTGAAAAGTCAAGTGAACTTCTTTAGCTAA
- the gap gene encoding type I glyceraldehyde-3-phosphate dehydrogenase codes for MTIKVGINGFGRIGRFVFRAAQERNDIEVVGINDLIDVEYMAYMLKYDSTHGRFNGTVEVEGGNLIVNGKTVRVTAERNPEELKWDAINVDVVAEATGLFLTDETARKHITAGAKKVVLTGPSKDATPMFVMGVNQASYAGQDIVSNASCTTNCLAPIAKVLNDKWGIESGLMTTVHATTATQKTVDGPSAKDWRGGRGASQNIIPSSTGAAKAVGVVLPELNGLLTGMAFRVPTANVSVVDLTVNLKEAASYEEICAAMKEASEGEMAGVLGYTEDQVVSQDFIGETQTSVFDAKAGVALTDKFVKVVSWYDNEIGYSNKVLDLIAHISK; via the coding sequence ATGACTATCAAAGTAGGTATTAATGGTTTTGGCCGTATCGGTCGTTTCGTATTCCGTGCAGCGCAAGAGCGCAATGACATCGAAGTTGTTGGTATCAACGACCTTATCGATGTTGAATACATGGCATACATGCTTAAGTACGACTCAACTCACGGCCGTTTCAACGGTACTGTTGAAGTTGAAGGCGGTAACCTAATCGTTAACGGTAAAACTGTACGTGTTACAGCTGAGCGTAACCCAGAAGAACTTAAGTGGGACGCAATCAACGTAGACGTTGTTGCTGAAGCTACTGGTCTTTTCCTAACTGACGAGACTGCACGTAAGCACATCACTGCTGGTGCTAAGAAAGTTGTTCTTACTGGTCCTTCTAAAGATGCAACTCCAATGTTCGTAATGGGCGTTAACCAAGCATCTTACGCTGGTCAAGACATCGTTTCTAACGCTTCTTGTACTACTAACTGTCTTGCACCTATCGCTAAAGTACTTAACGATAAGTGGGGCATTGAGTCTGGTCTTATGACTACAGTTCACGCTACTACAGCAACTCAAAAAACTGTAGATGGCCCTTCTGCTAAAGACTGGCGCGGTGGCCGTGGTGCTTCTCAAAACATCATCCCATCTTCAACTGGTGCTGCTAAAGCTGTAGGCGTTGTTCTTCCAGAACTAAACGGCCTTCTAACTGGTATGGCTTTCCGTGTACCAACTGCTAACGTATCTGTAGTTGACCTAACAGTTAACCTAAAAGAAGCTGCATCTTACGAAGAAATTTGTGCTGCAATGAAAGAAGCTTCTGAAGGCGAAATGGCTGGCGTTCTAGGTTACACAGAAGACCAAGTTGTTTCTCAAGACTTCATCGGCGAAACTCAAACTTCAGTATTCGATGCTAAAGCTGGTGTTGCTCTAACTGACAAATTCGTTAAAGTTGTATCTTGGTACGACAACGAAATCGGTTACTCAAACAAAGTTCTAGACCTAATCGCTCACATCTCTAAGTAA